From a single Nitrospirota bacterium genomic region:
- a CDS encoding phosphoribosylaminoimidazolesuccinocarboxamide synthase — protein sequence MKIVLKTDFPDINLLKRGKVRDIYDYGELLLLVATDRISAFDIVLPNGIPEKGRVLTQISIYWFKQMEDIIPNHIVAVNIKDFPRKMHKYAEYLEGRSMLVKKTNPVSVECVVRGYLSGSGWKEYEKTQSICGVKLPAGLSESSKLNEPIFTPTTKEEHGHDMNISFEEVEKRVGKDLSIKLRDISLKIYSKAQDIAEKRGIIIADTKFEFGQYNGKLILIDELLTPDSSRFWSRKDYVPGKRQESYDKQIVRDYLLTLDWDKTYPGPTLPDDIVEKTSQRYKEIYKIITG from the coding sequence AGGTAAGGTAAGAGATATTTATGATTATGGGGAACTTCTTCTTCTTGTTGCAACTGATAGAATATCTGCTTTCGATATTGTTCTACCAAATGGTATACCTGAAAAGGGAAGGGTTCTAACTCAGATATCTATTTACTGGTTTAAACAAATGGAAGATATAATTCCAAACCACATTGTTGCTGTAAATATTAAAGATTTTCCAAGGAAAATGCATAAATATGCTGAATATCTTGAGGGCAGAAGTATGCTTGTTAAAAAGACAAATCCAGTAAGTGTGGAATGTGTGGTGAGAGGTTATCTCTCCGGGAGTGGATGGAAAGAATATGAGAAAACACAATCTATCTGTGGTGTAAAATTGCCAGCAGGTCTGAGCGAGTCTTCGAAATTGAACGAACCTATATTTACTCCTACGACAAAAGAGGAACACGGGCATGATATGAATATATCATTTGAAGAGGTTGAAAAAAGAGTTGGGAAAGACCTTTCTATCAAACTCAGAGATATAAGCCTTAAAATATATAGCAAGGCACAGGATATTGCAGAGAAAAGAGGGATTATCATTGCAGATACAAAATTCGAATTCGGACAGTATAACGGTAAATTAATTCTCATAGATGAACTCCTTACTCCAGACTCTTCACGTTTCTGGTCAAGGAAAGATTATGTGCCAGGAAAAAGACAGGAAAGTTATGATAAACAGATAGTAAGAGATTATCTTCTAACACTTGACTGGGATAAGACTTATCCTGGTCCTACCTTACCAGATGATATAGTTGAAAAAACTTCGCAGAGATATAAAGAAATATACAAAATAATCACAGGCTAA